atccttactcttgtccatttttcctgcttctaacacatcaactttgaggacaaaatgtttacttgctgcctaatatatcccacccactaacaagtgccatgatgaggagatcatcggtcttattcacttcacctctaaCTACacataatgtcatgcctgatcggtatatatgCTATAGTTTTAAGCTCTGAGGTGTGTTTTTTATAGATGTTACAGTGTCAGAAACCACATACTCCGAACAACTCGACTCTAAACATGTCATGGCTGATGAAGGAGATCTGGAgtaagtaaaaacaaacaaacaaaaaataaaaacattgtagTAAATCACATACAATTAAAACCAGGACAAAAGCAGAATCTGAAAAGCAATAagaattcaatttatttgtaacaCAAATGAAAGACATCGATTATAAAGTAAACAGGacagaataataaaattaaGATCTTTAAAAATAGTCATTTGACCTTGAATACACATGCTATGGCTTTCGCCCTCACAGTGATCAAATTTCCATAAAGGCAGTAATTCCAGTGTTTCGTCACCAGCGTGTGGTCTACGCTGGGACAGAAGGGAATGTAATAAGCTTTAAAGGAACAATTCGGCCAGAAAGATTTACACAATTGTTCAGATGCAACCGATTAGCTGAGCCATCAGTTTTTGATTTAAGTTTTGGACAAAATCTGGCTCATAGGCATGGGATGCTTATAGCTACCAGTTTAGCTACTAAGTTCACATCACTTTACCCTGTGTGCATTATTAGCACTgtacaaatgacaaaaatacaCTAAAACTCATCGCTAAGTCATTTCATATGTGTTCTGATAAACTGGTAGCTATAACCTTTTCCTTTGTTAGCTAGAACTATGGAAGCATTCACCAAACATACGACTAGACGGAGAGGTACCCTTCATTTTTGGCTTCACTTTAAGAGGTGCACGTGTGCGTGGATTGTTGGACGTAAGGTACCAAAAAAAGGACCCAACAGAACAAAATCTAACGTGTGATGTGACAGTAATACAAAGAGTGGTGCAGTGAGAGTCATACTGGATTTAACAACTTGTGCACAAACCGAATGTGTATAAAAGACACGAAAACAAATACTGATTAAATCTGAGAATCATTTCTTTCCAGGAGCATTCCCTGGTCCTTCATACAGTAATTAATGCACCCCAGTGAAGGAGTCCTCGTCAGACTCCTACGCAAGATCAACGTAAAGCCGTGTTACAGTTTAGGACTCGAACTGGACACTGTGGTCTGGAGGTTTAAAAGCGGAATACAATCCCTCTAGTCCTCGTCGTCCTCGCTGATGCTGTGTGCGTCGCTGTAGTGAGGAGGCGAGGAGGACGGGAGGGTTTTGGTGAAGAAAGGAAGACGGAAGGTAGGAGAAGGAGAGCGCTCTTCACGTGAAGGGCTGCTGTCAGGGCTTTGTCTGGGGCTGATGGCCTGCAGCATGCGCCCTTTCCCCTCCTTCAACATGTGCTTCTGAaaaccaaaagaagaagaattcaggGCATTGGCGGGTGGAATATCtcatttactaaataaataaataaataaaaatactgacgTATAACTACAATTTGGCTCGATGCATTGACATAAATGTGAAATTAATCATTGATTGATAAATACTGATCTAATAATTATTAGAAAAAGGACAAACAACTGGGATGTGAAAAATAGTTCTGAATTGACAGGCTAGCGTGGCGATTTATCATACTTTTAAAATAGTCCTTGTGTATGCCGTCATAATTAGTCGTAGGTCTACCCCATATTCTGAACAAAGTTGGTCACTTACTAAGCACAGGCTATTAAATCGAAACAAAATGTGCAGTATCATGGCAGATTCAGTGGTATCATCAAATATTGTATACTGTGGAGATTTACACCCCTGTAAATACAGCTGGCTTTCAAGAGCAAGACCATGAATGTGtacttacactgatcaggcataacattatgaccacctgcctattgTGTTGGagctccttttgctgccaaaacagccctgaccgtttatgcactgtgtattctgacacctttctatcagaaccagcattaacctcttcagcactttaagcaacagtagctcgtctgttggatcggatcacacgggccagccttcgctccccacgtgcatcagtgagcctcggtCGCCCATGACcgtgtcaccggttcaccactgtttcttccttggaccacttttgatagatactgaccactgcagaccgggaacaccccacaagagctgcagttttggagatgctctgatccagtcgtctagccatcacaatttggcccttcgtcaaactcactcaaatccttacgcttgtccaattttcctgcttctaacacatcaactttgaggacaaaatgttcacttgctacctaatatatcccacccactaacaggtgccatgatgaggagatcattagtCGTATTAACATCACCGGTCactggttataatgttatgcctgattactcttcacctgtcagtgctcataatgttatggctggtcagtGTATTATTTATGTAGATTTTCAGGCATCCAGATCATGCTGAATGTCCTGTACATAAAATGTTGGTGCTTCAACCCTGCATGGTTCTCAAAGAAGAGGCAGTGTATGTTGTTAAAGTACAAACACTGTTCTCATCATAACAGGACCTTTACAGAAGCCAAAATTGCTTAAATGCCCTCTAGTGGCCAGCAGTACAACCCAGCAACATCCATATTAGTCAAAATATCCAGCATTGAAATTGAGCTCCAATTTACTGTCCAGTAGTTTCCTCTAGAGTTAAGTTCTATTACTCctgatacaccgatcaggcataacattatgagcactgagaggtgaagtgaataagactgatgatctcctcatcatggcacctgttagtgggtgggatatattatgcagcaagtgaacattttgtcctcaaagttgatgtgttagaagcaggaaaaatggacaagcgtaaagatttgagtgagtttgacaagagccaaattgtgatggctacacgactggatcagagcatctctaaaactgcagctcttgtggggtgttcccggtctgcagtggtcagtatccatcaaaagtgctccaaggaaggaacagtggtgaaccagcgacagggtcatggatggccaaggctcactgatgcacgagGGGAActaaggctggcccgtgtgatccggacaggtcagggctgttttgggcaGCAaaaacattaggcaggtggtcataatgttatgcctggtcagtgtagatTATTTCAAATCAATTCCAATCTCAAGATTTACATATAAGTCTGTCAGATTTAGGCAAGTCTGTAATAAATATGGGTGAGCGTCAAGAAGACACACTGTCCTATAGCTCTCATAAAAGCTTGTTCCATCTTCCTTATAAGCCCAAGCAAGATGGAAGCCCCCTATTAGGCTACATTTTGCTGCAGGAGAGCCCATTAGAAGACAATTAAGAGCACCATGTTGTCCATCTTTTATGCAGAATGTCTAGACcctatttattaatgttattcattaattcatgtGCAGTTTAGAGGGACAAATGAATAGGAATCTGTGCAGAAATGAATCTGGTTCAAGAGTGGAAACAAGCTCTCAGTCACTCATTCCTTACTTCCACATTTAACCTCATTTACCTGAAGGAAAACATTCAGGAAGATACAGTAGTCCAAGGAAAAAGTGGAAAAATGATAATATGATGATCCAGTTGGTCTGTCAACATGAACACAAATAATTGCCCCACATATCCACCCCGCTGTCTCACCAGTGCCCCGTCTGGCCCAAACATCTGCAGGAAGTTGCCAATGAACTCGCGTGATTTCTCCTCCCACTTCTGGATGAGGTCAATGCTCTTCTCCTCCACCCTCTGCACAAACTCTTTACTCTTCTCCTCCACGTCTCGTACCTTCTGCTTCACCTTATCCACGTGCTCCTGAAGGTGGTACTTCTTTTCCTGCAAAGAGCACACGGAGTCTCAGGTTCATTACTACAGCTGAGAACAATCTCACATTATTTGATTGCACTGaggaaagagagtgtgtgtgtgtgtgtgtgtgtatacatgatGTCTCTTCACTCCAGATTCTCGCCCAGTGTTCCCAAGATAGACTCTGAATCCACCACCATTGTGATCATGATAAAGtggttattaaatattaataaatgaattaataaatgtatCAGGATGAATTTCAAAGGTAACTGATACACATCTTTGTGCAGTGCTAAAACCTCatcccacacactctcttcttTACGATTCCTTACAAATTTTATTCAAGTATTTTGCCGTTTGTTTCTCTCCCTTTCCACTCTTTTCAGTGCCTGTCAGTGCCAGTGTCTATTTCATACATCAGTGTCATTTCTTTAAGTAGGTCATATTCATAAATCACCGTCTCTGTACAGTTCCTGGTACAGCATTCCTATTAAGCATTCACTGTGTGCTTCCAAGCCGTACTCCTAATCCGCTTAAAAACTCCTGCCTGATGCAGCAGTACGCTTCCACTCCACATTTCCTTtcctctggttttctccccGATTTGGTCACTAATTTCCACAATATCAGCTAGTTCTCCCCAATCAGATGACAGTTACCAGCTGGGGGAGGACGAAGGCTAATGTGCTTCCAAGACACGTGAAGCCAGACAGGTGCGTCTTTATAAACTGCTCATGCTTctttacacactctgagaaAAACACTATGCATCATCTTCCACATTCAAGAGATCACAGGTGCCCTCTTTTAggtaacacagagagagagagagagagatggagagatagagagagagagagagagggagagagaaagacagagagagagagtgagagagagagagagagagagagagagagagtgtgagagtgtgagaggggggagaaagaaagagagagagtgaaagagagagagagagagagagagagagagagagaaataaagtgatggagagagagtgatggagagaaggagagagaaagacagagagagagaaagagagagagtgatggagagagaaagacagagagagtgaaagagaaagggaggggggagaaagagagaggggggagaaagaaagagagggggggaagaaagaaagaaagaaagaaagaaagaacgaaagagagggagggaggggagaaagaaagagagagagggggagaaagaaagagagagagagggggaaaaaagaaagaaagaaagaaagggtgacgggagaaagaaagagagagagagaaagagagaggagaaagagggagagatgggagaaagagagggggggagagagagagagagagagagagagagagagagagggaaagagaaagtaGGTTATTTCTCTCAGCCAGACAGCATGGCCAGTGTTTCCTCCCCTGGCTCCTGATGGTCAATCTGTTCATAAATGTatgctttatttaaaatgactGAAACTTATGTAGCAGTATTTAAGCTTAAACTGGTActtgttagtctgtgttagatGACATCAGCACAGCTGGGCCATGCTCTACATCTGTAGCACAGCAGGCCAGCCATCTTTATTTACACTATACCAAGAGTCCTCATTTTAATGGGTAATTATAGTGGTGCAACTTTAATACCGTTTTAAATAATTAAGGATCTGAACGAAAAACGCAGAGGCGTACTTCTCGGCAAAGCAGTACATTTTTTAAACGGCTCAGTACACAAACAGCTATGCATCTAAACTACTATACATGCTTATTTTATCTAATATGATGACATACAGCTACTCTGTCAGTATCCTAAACTAATAACCAGTTTTGCttacagacaggaagtgaacttCAGAGCTACACGATAGGCTGACTGGTGCCGAGGAGAAGAATTTTCTCAGTAAAGATTTAGAGATGAGAGGAAGAGGTAGTGCATGTTCGATGGCATTCGATAGAAGTGATAGCTTAGGAGTGATAGAAATGTAGTGTATCAGTAATGGATCATGGATGTGGAATCTCGATGATCTGGTTCCTTTCAGAAGTAAAAACAGGCTCTTAAACCTGCAGGACACTGTTAAAGATGCTGCTGGAACTCACATTGATGAAGCTGACGTTAAGCTCCTTGGCAGTGTAGCCTCTCTGCAGGTTGCGTCGCACGTACAGGTCGTAGTCCCGGACGATGCGTGTGATGATGTCAGAGGTGGAGATGCCCTCTGTCCTTTGTGTGGGTGCAAACATGCCTGAAATGagatagtaaataaataagaagtcCGAACTCCTTGCCCTGTACTGTACTGATCATCTGACTTGTCACATACCAGCCTCCTTTATGTGCTTGTAAACATCATCACTCTCGTCTGAAACGTACGGGATGTCGTCATGGGCAACAAAGTCAATCTACGTGACAGGAAAACAAAAATCAGCctgaaatatttctaaatatataaAGCTGTTAAATATTCACTTAAAGTCATGGCATCTTTCAAATAGTCACACACTCTGTGTTTGGTCAGGAACTCTGGTGTTAGTGTCCATGGGGCATCCCTGACCACCTCGTCCACGTAGCGGCAGTGACTCACTGCGTCGTAACGCTCGTCCTCGTTCATAACAGTAAAGCCCTTGAGCTTGTGCGTCAAATCGTCGCTGCACACTGTGAAAAGAGTTCCATAATAAAAGCCTAATTTCaggttattaaataaaatgaccaATTGTGATCAACTGCATGATGTTTTATGACATTAAACTAGTCTATATTTGTGTATAAGCTGTGATGACACAAGTGTCGCACCATGACATGCACTGTACTGTATTGAGGATGGGGCTTTTTATCTTAATTATCAATAAAGTATTAGTCAAATAGAGGGACGTTTAAAACTACAAAGCTAACCAAAGTATTTGTCTTAATGTGCTTTCTAAGGCTTTTTATTCGTTTATTTTTGTTCTCATAGTTTCTTCAGATTCACGTTTTCCTGAACGCAGCACACAAAAAAACGAGTGCCAAGTGGCATGCACTTCCTTCCAGAAAAGCTGCAATCGTTATTTATTGTGCGGTTCAGGCTTTTCAGTTCACACTGCCCACAGATCACAGCCATCATTCAGTCACGGTAGAGTGGAGCTTCATTTCAGTGCTCTctcatgtaaatatacacagatcagacataacattatgaccactgagaggtgatgtgaataacactgacgatctcctcatcatggcacctgttagtgtgtgggatatattaggcagcaagtgaacattttgtcctcaaagttgatgtgttagaagcaggaaaaatggacaagcgtaaggatttgggccatggctagacgactggatcagagcatctccaaaactgcagctcttggggtgttcccggtctgcagtggtcagtatctatcaaaagtatcctttaagtcctgtaaatataCTTTACTTCCTATAAGTTGCGAAGTAGGGCCCATGGAGTCCCCagcttgcaacttacaggacttaaaggatctgttgctaacatcttggtgccggataccacagcacaccttcagggatctagtggagtccatgccttgattaGTCCTTATGTAAAGAATTATATTCTCCTGTAAATAAAGGCCTAGCTCATTCTGTCAGTCTAGTACTGgcaaacacacacctctgtataACTTAATTGTGTTATGACAAGGTGTGACCCTTGTCTACTAAATTAATCACTCAGGAGAGGACAAAGTGTAGTTTTATGCTACTTACCGCCTACGATGAGATGAGTGTTTGGAAAAAGACATTTAGCCTGCATCAGAGCTCGGGCATGTCCAGAATGAAACATGTCGAAAATCCCATCAGCGTACACGCGTACTGTAAGGCCcataaaacaacaagaaaaaggaaaaattctTTACTAaatatgtcatatatatatatatatatacacatatacaaagaATTTTTCTCAGGTTCACCCTCCATTTCTAGGTATATAATTACAGAGTTTATTGCTATGCAAATTTGGACTCCTTTAACCCCACCCACCAATGTAAATGACCGCCACAGGACCAGTGCTGACTAGATTTTATGTTAATGCTGGACACAGCTAGACTACTGTATATCGAAGATACAGTATGTataaggtgttcctaataaacagGCAACTACAGTAcgtttttataataatacattatttatatgtttagtTTGGCGGTCTCTGAAGATAAAATAGATACTGTATGCAAGCACCTGGTGTGCCACAGCGGGCTTCCTCTAGGCTAACACGAGTGTATGGAGTGGACATAGGCTTCAGCTGGTCAGAAAAGGGTGCAGGTTCTTTCAAGgtctgaaatacacacacacacacaccaacaacaaAAATTGCTTTCAATATGTCCCATGACACATATATAGCTACTGTGTCTGTGTACTGAGTCACAGCTACTGGTTACCATTGTTcccaaccaatcactgatcaccattgttcccactTCCCTACAACAACCATCATTGTTTGTATATCTCTAAATTATTATTAGCTTTAAACTCTCTTCTTGGCAATGTCTATGCAATAAATGCCATTTATTCAAACTGTTACCATTTCTTTTGTgactactcatcaccactgctTGGTTTTATCTGGGGTTTGATAGAAATTATGGCTTTTTCTAAATACATAAATAGTTAGTTTATGGTGCTATAACTAAAGATGGCTTATTTCTATAGGAAATATGTTAtctattatttttcattctgaAAGACCTTTATTctatttaactatttataattttttaaaattacattatttAGAGGCTTCTTTTTTAGCAATATGAactactatttttatttatttatttatttatttatttattttttaggtaAAACTCTATGAAAGCCTGATATCAAAATGCCATAACTTGACTCACCGAAGTCCTACGTGGGATTTTTCCACCTCGTTCTTCCTTGTCCATCTTTCCATTTGctccctctcttcttcttttccttgtGAGTCCTGAACTGTGCGTCTCCATGTCCTAAATGTTGAAAAGCGCTTTTATCATCTCAATAAACTGCTTGGGTACATGGACACTACAGTGTATCTGACCGTTCAGCATTACATGGGTTTGTATGACAGAATAATACaactaaacattaaataatagaatacactgatcaggcataacattgtgaccacctgcctaatattgtgttggtcctcctttcacagccaaaacagacctgacccatcatgcactgtgtattctgacacctttctctcagaaccagcattaacttcttcagcaatttgagcaacagtctgttggatcggatcacacgggtcagcctttgcTCCAAActtgcatcaataagccttggtcacccatgaccctgtcgccggttcaccactgttccttccttggaccacttttgatagatactgaccactgcagaccgggaacaccccacaagagctgcagatttggagacgctctgatccagtcgtctagccatcacaatctggttCTTCAtaaaactcgctcaaatccttacgcttgtccatttttcctgcttctaacacatcgactttaagaacaaaatgttcacttgctgcctaatatatcccacccactaacaggtgccatgatgaggagatcatcagtcttattcacttcacctctcaccgCTCATAACGTTAcgcctgatctgtgtacataATAATAGGatatataaaagaataataTCCCAAATACAGATAAAGGTCTGTGTCTTCTCTTTCCTCTTAAACTTCTCCACTACCTTAAATGACCTAAtagggtgtaaaaaaaaaacaaaaacaatatggAACAAACGAGTTTAAATGAAATTGCAAAGTATGAAAACAACCAAATTAAATTCAATCACAATAAATAACACTTTGTACCTGTGTAAAAGTAGTTAAAGAGCAACAGCTGGAAGAGATGTTACTGACCCTGATGAGTGGACTTCAGGCTCTGGGTCTAGGAGAAGGCGCTTAAGCGTagacgctgtgtgtgtgtgtgtgtgtgtgtgtgtgtgtgtgtaaaaccccgAAGTACGATTCACTACAGTCACTAACTACATCTTTTTGTAACATCCAGACAATAAACcgctgttgtttgtttgtttttttatcctttAAAAGACAACAAACGGACAAACACTACTTTGACAGCTCTACAGGAACTGGCTACTCTCGACGGAAGTGATGACACAGAACGTCGAAGGAAGTCTTAAGGCAAGCCGGAAGCTTTGGGACGGTAAGAATATTCAAAGTCAATTGGTCCATGCTTCTGTATGCGATCTATCAGTATAGTATAGAGAGTATATATAATGTgcgtggtgtgatgtagtgtattaaagagtgttaggaaatgtttgattagacagaaggacagactgACCGGTAGTTTGTCCTGCTGTTGGATGAATGCGAACGCATGTGATGTGTACAGAGGGGACTTTCTAACATTATCTGGTCAGAGACTCCATTAACTGTCACATCAATCCCAATGACCCCTTCAGGACatattaaaaatagaaaaatgttaTTAGGTTCATATTTATAACCCCAGAGTTATTAAGGTTTAGATTAAATCCATTCAGGTTCTGAAATAACCACTAATCTGAAACATGCACGCTTATAGACCCCTACAGCGGGGTGTAGCCTGTACTGACCTGACACTAAATATCAGCATTAACACCGATACTCGGACACCAAACTCGCTGCccaatgtctttatggaccttgttttgtgcactggtgtgcagtcatgttggaacaggaaggggtcatcctcaatctgttcccacaaagggaattaggagcatgaaattgtccaaaatgccttggtatgctgaagcattaagagttactTTCAACTGGacctaaggggccgagcccaaatcCTGATAAACAACacccgaattcaatgatttggaggggtgtcccaaaacttttggcaatataagtgtattttCTGAGCGAATCAAATCCACACAATTATTCACGTCAATACACATATCTTGTGTTGAACATAGGATATACGTTGTACGTGTAGCTCGCTGATAGATAAGAAAATcaagaaaatattttagataCACTGTTAGGAAAGTAACACCGAACTGAAACACTGTGGTTTTAAATCTGTTTCCTTTATTTGATGCTCTAAATGAAGGAAGCATAATGTGTATCACTATATATTTGTCTGGGAAAAAGTCTTAAAAAGGTACATAATGTTTTGAGGAAGAAAAAAGGTAGAGCCCAGACACTAAATAGCAATATTAATACAGACACTAGACTGAGTCTCTGGATTATTATCAGACTGAACATAGGATATACATTGTATGTGTAGCTCGCTGATATTTAAAGGTATCTAGAAAATATTTTAGATACACTGTTGAGAAagagacctgtccagggtgcctttcgcccaatgtgtgctgggacaggctccagaagatccccgtgaccctaattaggaaaaaAGTGGTtaaagaagatggatggatggatggatgttgagAAAGTAACACTGACCCAAAAAACTATGGTTCTAAATCTGTTTCCTTTATTTGATGCACAAAGGTTGCATAATGTTTTCAGGAAGAAAAGGATAGATCCCTGACACTAAATAGCAATATTAAGACAGATACTGGGCGGAGTCTCTGGATTATTATCCAGACATTTTTTCTGATCTAATCCACTCAATTATTTACATCAGTACACAAATCTTGTGTTGAACATGGGATATACATTGCATGTCTAGCTCGCTGATATTTAAAGGCTTTTACAAAATGAGAAAAtcaagaaaatattttaaatacactGTTAGGAAAGTAACACTGACCTGAACCTATTTTTCTGGAAAAGTCTTAAAAAGGTACCATAAGGTTTTCAGGAAGAAAAGGGTAGAGTCTTGTTGAAGCCTTGTTTCACACTTGGCCCAAATAATAATGAGTCTTCATCCTAGACTGATTCTGGGCGAAGGGGCTCGTAGTCACAAGTGTGCTTTCACATTAAGGAAAAAAAGAGCCATGCAGCCTGGGATGAGTCAGGCATCTTTTGCAATGTTCTCAAGGCGAACCTTTGCAACACAAAGATGAGCTAATGACAGTGTTCCAGGCTTATGAAAGTGAGGTTGTGTCTATCAGTATTCATAATAATTAGAAAAGTAAAATACTTATATATTCCATACCTTTCACACTTCACTGGTCAGATTGAATTTAAGGGTCTTAAAAAATTCAGCTCTTGGTCATTTTTCAGACTAATTTTCTGTATCCTTTAGATATTGCAATCAAAAAGTGCATTGATGAATCTTATTTTGAAACCTAATTCATATCTTCTCTTGTGTTTACTATGCaattttgtatgtttgtcaTCAGTGCCATGATTAAGAGGTTTTCTGTCCTGGTCGGGAGGGCTGTATCAGCCCATTGTCTTGATGTTTCAATATACGCTCCCCAGCATGCACGATACCTGGCTGCTAAACCGGTAAtgcaatatacacacaatacaaacacaaagaaatgtATACAGTTAGTCTTAAGGAATTTGTATGCGTATGTAAGTCATATTTTGAAGATGTTGAATGATAAATTGACTAATTCTAATTTTTTTGCTCTGTTTAGGGTAGAGTACATGGCAAAAGTAAGACGTTTATCCAGAAACCAGTGAAATTAGAGAAACAGGAGAAGCAAGAAGTGGAGATCAAACAATCTATGACTGTCTCTCAACTTGCTGAGGCTATGAACAAAGACATAGATCATGTATATGAGGCCATACTGAGCACAGCTATAAATATCAATGATCTGGAACCAGACACTGTGTTGGAGGAGAAGTGGCTAAAAGAGGCTATAAAGAGGTCTGGGATGAAGTACAAATGGGCCAAGATAGTGGAGAATGAAGTCAGAGAAAACAAAGACATCCAGAGACAACCACCACCAGATCCGGCTAACTTAGTGAACAGACCTCCAGTAGTAACTATTATGGGGCATGTGGATCATGGGAAGACAACGCTGCTGGACAGCCTGAGGAAGAGCCAGATTGCTGTACAAGAGGCTGGAGGCATCACTCAACACACTGGAGCTTTTCTGGTCCAGCTTCCTTCCGGTGAGCTCATTACGTTTCTGGACACCCCTGGACATGCAGCGTTTTCTGCTATGAGGGCTCGTGGAGCTTTGGTTACCGACATCATAATTCTAGTGGTTGCAGCTGATGACGGAGTGATGAAGCAGACCATCGAGTCCAT
The sequence above is drawn from the Hemibagrus wyckioides isolate EC202008001 linkage group LG04, SWU_Hwy_1.0, whole genome shotgun sequence genome and encodes:
- the pcyt1ab gene encoding phosphate cytidylyltransferase 1A, choline b — protein: METHSSGLTRKRRREGANGKMDKEERGGKIPRRTSTLKEPAPFSDQLKPMSTPYTRVSLEEARCGTPVRVYADGIFDMFHSGHARALMQAKCLFPNTHLIVGVCSDDLTHKLKGFTVMNEDERYDAVSHCRYVDEVVRDAPWTLTPEFLTKHRIDFVAHDDIPYVSDESDDVYKHIKEAGMFAPTQRTEGISTSDIITRIVRDYDLYVRRNLQRGYTAKELNVSFINEKKYHLQEHVDKVKQKVRDVEEKSKEFVQRVEEKSIDLIQKWEEKSREFIGNFLQMFGPDGALKHMLKEGKGRMLQAISPRQSPDSSPSREERSPSPTFRLPFFTKTLPSSSPPHYSDAHSISEDDED